A region of Catharus ustulatus isolate bCatUst1 chromosome 9, bCatUst1.pri.v2, whole genome shotgun sequence DNA encodes the following proteins:
- the RGS2 gene encoding regulator of G-protein signaling 2: MQSALLLAVRHGGRMERGSRRRSEPEEDKGRMKRTIIKDWKTRLSYFLQNSSNPNKRKSKKAGKHRNYFRPSPEEAQLWSEAFDELLANKYGLAAFRAFLKSEFCEENIEFWLACEDFKKTKSPQKLTSKAKKIYNDFIEKEAPKEINIDFQTKNMIAQNIQGPTHTCFSAAQKRVYSLMENNSYPRFLESEFYQELCRKTPISRAAQGT; this comes from the exons ATGCAGAGCGCGCTGCTGCTGGCGGTGCGGCACGGCGGGCGCATGGAGCGGGGCAGCCGCCGCCGCAGCGAGCCCGAGGAGGACAAGGGCAGGATGAAGAGAACCAT cATTAAGGATTGGAAAACCAGACTGAGCTACTTCCTGCAGAACTCTTCCAATCCTAACAAAAGGAAATCTAAGAAGGCAGGGAAACACCGCAACTACTTCAG ACCTTCCCCCGAGGAAGCCCAGCTGTGGTCAGAAGCCTTTGATGAACTTCTTGCTAACAAAT atGGTCTTGCTGCTTTCCGAGCTTTTTTGAAGTCTGAGTTTTGTGAAGAGAACATCGAGTTCTGGTTGGCCTGTGAGGACTTCAAGAAAACTAAATCACCCCAAAAGCTGACATcgaaagcaaagaaaatctaCAATGACTTCATTGAGAAGGAGGCTCCCAAAGAG atAAACATAGACTTCCAGACCAAGAACATGATCGCACAGAACATCCAGGGGCCCACCCACACCTGCTTCAGCGCGGCGCAGAAGCGAGTTTACAGCCTGATGGAGAATAACTCCTACCCACGCTTTTTGGAATCGGAGTTCTACCAGGAACTGTGCAGGAAGACACCCatcagcagagcagccc